Within Raineyella sp. W15-4, the genomic segment CACCGGCCTGGACCCCACCGGGTCGGGCGCCGGGGTGATGGTGCGGGCCGGCGACGAGGCGGCGATGCTGGTGCTCGGCAACCGCGGCCGGGGGCGGATCACCTCGGCGCTGCTCGGCACTGTCTCGATGACCACCGCCCAGCATGCGGCCTGCCCGGTCGTCATCGTCCACGGTGACGACGTCACCGACCGGGCCCCGAGCTCCGTCGTGGTGGGGGCGGACGGCTCGACGTCCAGCACCGCGGCACTCGACTTCGCCCTCGACCTGGTCGCCGACGGTGGCACCGTCACCCTGCTGCTGTGCTGGTCGACGATGCCCCAGGACTCGACCGACCCGATCCCCGCGGTGGCCCACGCGATGCTGGAGCAGACCCTGGCGGGGCGGACCAAGCCGGGGGTCACCATCGACCTGCAGCCGCGCCCCGGCCATCCCCGCGACGTGCTGATCAAAGCCAGCGAGCAGGCCGATCTGCTGGTCGTCGGCCGCCGCGGTCAGGAGGGCTTCAAGGGACTGAAGCTCGGCAGTGTCGCCCAGCACGCGCTGTACGGGGCGAAGTGCCCGGTCGCGGTGGTCACCCCCGGGCGCTGACGGAGGCCCGGCACGCCGGTCCGCGTCACGCCGGGGTCCGCGTCACGACAGGCCGGCCTGGAACGTCCGGATCCGGCGCACCGCCTCCGCCACCGCGGCCGCACCGGCGGACAGCGACAGCCGGACCGTCCGGTCGCCGTGCACCGCATCGAAGTCCAACCCCGGGGTGACGGCGATCTGCTGGTCCTCCAACAGTGCCGCGCACCACTCCCGCGAACCGGCGTACCGCCCGAGCACCGGGCTGATGTCGGCGTAGACGTAGAACGCGCCGTCGGGTGGCGCCACAGTGCCCCAGCCCAGGTCCGCTTCGAGCAGCACCTCGCGGGCGGCGGCGAAATCGGCGACCGCCCGATCGGCCGCGGCGTACGCCTCGGGGGTGAACGCCTCCACGGCCGCCCACTGCGCCGGGGTCGGCGCGCAGAGGAAGAGGTTGCCGGTGAGCCGGTCGACCGGATCGACCAGGTCCTCGGGCAGCAGCATCCAGCCGAGCCGCCAGCCGGTCATCGACCAGTACTTCGAGAACGACGAGACGACCACCGCCGAGGGGTCGTACGTCCAGGCGCACTCGCCGCGGCTGCCGGTGAAGCTGATCCCGTGGTAGATCTCGTCGCTGATCAGCCGGACGTCGTGCTCCCGGCACCAGGCGGCGAGGGCGGCCA encodes:
- a CDS encoding universal stress protein, coding for MSEGTAASRPVVVGYDSSEMACRAVMWAAGTADRLGLPLTVVSARENEAAPTRSAEAVQRVHETHPELPVTGLDPTGSGAGVMVRAGDEAAMLVLGNRGRGRITSALLGTVSMTTAQHAACPVVIVHGDDVTDRAPSSVVVGADGSTSSTAALDFALDLVADGGTVTLLLCWSTMPQDSTDPIPAVAHAMLEQTLAGRTKPGVTIDLQPRPGHPRDVLIKASEQADLLVVGRRGQEGFKGLKLGSVAQHALYGAKCPVAVVTPGR
- a CDS encoding pyridoxal phosphate-dependent aminotransferase; its protein translation is MKISRRSGIHAFEVMTIQQKVATMQAAGQEVLLLSVGEPCQGAPRPVRERLARVATDGTDLGYTPGFGIAPLRAAIARHYADWYGLDVDPARVCVTVGSSGAFLLAFLACFDVGDRVAVGRPTYPAYANDLRALGCEVVELDCGPAERFQPTPELLAAAHAEAPLAGVVLASPANPTGTMLDAGQMAALAAWCREHDVRLISDEIYHGISFTGSRGECAWTYDPSAVVVSSFSKYWSMTGWRLGWMLLPEDLVDPVDRLTGNLFLCAPTPAQWAAVEAFTPEAYAAADRAVADFAAAREVLLEADLGWGTVAPPDGAFYVYADISPVLGRYAGSREWCAALLEDQQIAVTPGLDFDAVHGDRTVRLSLSAGAAAVAEAVRRIRTFQAGLS